Proteins from a genomic interval of Kaistia defluvii:
- a CDS encoding protein-L-isoaspartate O-methyltransferase family protein codes for MVDFAKARTTMVDCQIRTVDVTEYDVLDAFAAVPREIFAPDHLKPLAYIDEDLLVSAPGSAPRYVMEPGPLAKLVQLAAILPTDRVLDVGTTTGYSAAILSHLAASVVALESDEALAATARDNLATLGISNVEVVVGPLQDGHAAKAPYDVILLEGAVELIPPALVDQLGEGGRIIAVVGANGLAAKAMIYTRSGGSVSGRPAFNTSVRTLPGFAKPKSFVF; via the coding sequence ATGGTCGATTTCGCCAAGGCGCGAACCACGATGGTGGACTGCCAGATTCGCACCGTCGACGTGACCGAGTACGACGTGCTCGACGCCTTCGCCGCGGTGCCGCGCGAAATCTTCGCGCCCGATCATCTGAAGCCGCTCGCCTATATCGACGAGGATCTGCTCGTGTCGGCTCCCGGCAGCGCGCCGCGCTATGTCATGGAGCCGGGGCCCCTGGCGAAGCTGGTCCAGCTTGCCGCGATCCTGCCGACCGATCGCGTGCTCGATGTCGGCACCACGACCGGCTATTCCGCGGCCATCCTCAGTCATCTGGCGGCCTCTGTGGTCGCGCTCGAATCGGACGAGGCCCTGGCCGCGACCGCGCGCGACAATCTCGCCACCCTCGGCATTTCCAATGTCGAGGTTGTCGTCGGGCCGCTTCAGGACGGTCATGCCGCCAAGGCGCCCTATGACGTGATCCTGCTTGAAGGCGCCGTCGAACTCATACCGCCGGCGCTGGTCGACCAGCTCGGCGAGGGCGGACGAATCATCGCCGTGGTTGGTGCGAACGGCCTGGCTGCAAAAGCGATGATCTACACGCGCTCCGGCGGGTCGGTCAGCGGCCGTCCGGCGTTCAACACCTCGGTCCGCACCTTGCCGGGCTTTGCGAAGCCCAAATCTTTCGTGTTCTGA
- the tgt gene encoding tRNA guanosine(34) transglycosylase Tgt gives MTETFQFKLLAKDGMARRGEVSMPRGTIRTPAFMPVGTAGTVKAMYPGQVRELGADVILGNTYHLMLRPGAERVAKLGGLHTFAQWPHPILTDSGGFQVMSLSKLRKLNEKGVTFQSHIDGRRYELTPERSVEIQGLLGSDIQMQLDECVGLPTTEKEIERAMNLSLRWAERSKAAFGDQPGKAIFGIVQGGDNPRLRIESATALAAMDFKGYSVGGLAVGEPQEVMLEMLSITTPVMPELKPRYLMGVGTPDDILESVARGIDMFDCVMPTRAGRHGLAFTRFGKVNLKNARHADDHRPLDEESDCPASRDYSRAYLHHLFKSGETLAAMLLTWNNLAYYQSLMAGIRAAIDEGRFEDFRLATKEGWARGDIAAL, from the coding sequence ATGACCGAGACCTTCCAGTTCAAGCTGCTCGCCAAGGATGGCATGGCGCGACGCGGTGAAGTTTCTATGCCGCGCGGCACCATCCGCACGCCGGCCTTCATGCCGGTCGGCACGGCCGGCACCGTCAAGGCGATGTATCCGGGCCAGGTGCGCGAGCTCGGCGCCGACGTCATCCTCGGCAACACCTACCACCTGATGCTGCGCCCCGGCGCGGAACGGGTGGCGAAGCTTGGCGGCCTGCACACCTTCGCGCAGTGGCCGCACCCGATCCTGACCGATTCCGGCGGTTTCCAGGTCATGTCGCTCTCCAAGCTGCGCAAGCTGAACGAGAAGGGCGTCACCTTCCAGAGCCACATTGACGGCCGACGCTACGAGCTGACGCCGGAGCGTTCCGTCGAGATCCAGGGTCTGCTCGGCAGCGACATCCAGATGCAGCTCGACGAATGTGTCGGGCTGCCGACGACCGAGAAGGAAATCGAGCGCGCGATGAACCTGTCGCTGCGCTGGGCCGAGCGCTCCAAGGCGGCCTTCGGCGACCAGCCCGGCAAGGCGATCTTCGGCATCGTGCAGGGCGGCGACAATCCGCGCCTGCGCATCGAGAGCGCCACGGCGCTCGCCGCCATGGACTTCAAGGGCTATTCGGTCGGTGGCCTCGCCGTCGGCGAGCCGCAGGAGGTCATGCTCGAAATGCTCTCCATCACCACGCCGGTGATGCCGGAGTTGAAGCCGCGCTATCTGATGGGCGTCGGCACGCCGGACGACATCCTCGAATCGGTGGCGCGCGGCATCGACATGTTCGATTGCGTGATGCCGACCCGCGCCGGCCGGCATGGCCTCGCCTTCACCCGTTTCGGCAAGGTCAATCTGAAGAATGCGCGCCATGCCGACGATCATCGTCCGCTGGACGAGGAATCGGATTGCCCGGCCAGCCGCGATTATTCGCGCGCCTATCTGCATCATCTGTTCAAGTCCGGCGAGACGCTGGCCGCGATGCTGCTGACCTGGAACAACCTCGCCTATTACCAGAGCCTGATGGCCGGCATCCGCGCCGCGATCGACGAAGGCCGCTTCGAGGATTTCCGCCTGGCCACCAAGGAAGGCTGGGCGCGAGGCGATATCGCCGCGCTCTAA
- a CDS encoding PopZ family protein, producing the protein MEEILASIRRIISEDEHGLAAPKASELTALPPKLPSVPVSAADIDALFSARVAEFAAPPAAPARTDIVAPEPAPAASAPMAEPRMLRPAVQAPEPPRAAEPVRAPEPSRAPSPIRAEAPAPAPAAPSRPVRAELPAGEPLLSPAADAIVQSAFGNLANTVLAGNSRTLEDLVKDMLRPMLKTWLDTNLPPLVERLVRDEIERVSRGR; encoded by the coding sequence ATGGAGGAAATCCTCGCCTCGATCCGCCGGATCATCTCCGAGGATGAACACGGCCTGGCCGCGCCCAAGGCTTCCGAGCTGACGGCGCTGCCGCCCAAGCTTCCGAGCGTCCCCGTCTCCGCCGCAGATATCGACGCACTGTTCAGCGCTCGCGTGGCCGAGTTTGCGGCGCCGCCGGCCGCGCCGGCCCGGACCGACATTGTCGCCCCGGAACCGGCGCCTGCCGCTTCGGCTCCCATGGCCGAGCCGCGCATGCTGCGCCCGGCGGTACAGGCGCCCGAGCCGCCGCGTGCCGCCGAACCCGTCCGTGCCCCGGAACCTTCCCGCGCCCCTTCGCCCATTCGCGCCGAAGCGCCTGCGCCGGCTCCGGCTGCGCCCTCCAGGCCTGTCCGGGCCGAATTGCCCGCCGGCGAGCCGCTGCTGTCGCCCGCTGCCGATGCCATCGTGCAGTCCGCTTTCGGCAATCTCGCCAATACGGTGCTGGCCGGCAATTCGCGGACGCTCGAGGATCTGGTCAAGGACATGCTCCGGCCGATGCTGAAGACCTGGCTCGATACCAACCTGCCGCCGCTCGTCGAGCGGCTGGTGCGCGACGAGATCGAGCGCGTATCGCGCGGTCGCTGA
- a CDS encoding alpha/beta hydrolase, translating into MRWSALGLAIAAIVYLGNVMWFSPVDFLNGLAAFANNRAATDVPYGTGPRNQLDIYRPRGGAERLPVAVMFYGGTWKEGDRATYRFVGAALAKRGIVTVIPDYRVYPEVRFPDFLRDAAEAVRWTRDHAADYGGDPTKIVLIGHSAGAHIAAMLALDPQWLVNVGLNGRRDIRGMVGLAGPYDFLPLTDPKLKDIFGPADQRARTQPINFVDGKAAPIFVAAGTDDTTVDPGNTTRLARKIESRGGQVAAVLYPGVDHRTLIGTFSPLLRSRAPALDDTVRFIQDVTQALPPSSGKSFKRAPATTNAE; encoded by the coding sequence TTGCGCTGGAGCGCCCTGGGCCTCGCCATCGCCGCGATCGTCTATCTGGGAAATGTCATGTGGTTCTCTCCGGTCGATTTTCTGAACGGCCTCGCCGCCTTTGCCAACAATCGCGCGGCAACCGACGTCCCCTATGGAACGGGACCGCGCAATCAGTTGGATATCTATCGGCCGCGTGGCGGGGCCGAGAGGCTCCCGGTCGCCGTGATGTTCTATGGCGGCACGTGGAAGGAGGGCGATCGGGCGACCTATCGCTTCGTCGGCGCCGCGCTCGCCAAACGCGGCATCGTGACGGTCATTCCCGACTACCGGGTCTATCCGGAGGTTCGCTTTCCGGACTTTCTGCGCGACGCGGCGGAGGCCGTCCGCTGGACGCGCGACCACGCCGCCGATTATGGCGGCGATCCCACGAAGATCGTTCTTATCGGGCACTCTGCCGGCGCCCATATCGCCGCCATGCTGGCGCTGGACCCTCAATGGCTGGTGAATGTCGGGCTCAACGGTCGCCGGGATATAAGGGGCATGGTCGGGCTTGCTGGCCCCTATGATTTCCTGCCGCTGACGGATCCGAAGCTCAAGGATATCTTCGGGCCCGCCGATCAGCGCGCGCGCACCCAGCCGATCAACTTCGTCGACGGCAAAGCGGCGCCGATTTTCGTCGCCGCCGGCACAGACGATACGACGGTCGATCCCGGCAACACGACGCGCCTTGCTCGCAAGATCGAATCGCGCGGCGGACAGGTCGCGGCGGTGCTCTATCCCGGCGTCGATCACCGCACCCTGATCGGCACCTTTTCGCCCCTGCTCCGCAGTCGCGCGCCGGCTCTGGACGACACGGTGCGCTTCATTCAGGACGTAACCCAGGCCTTGCCGCCGTCCTCCGGAAAGAGCTTCAAACGAGCGCCGGCGACGACAAACGCCGAATGA
- the cobD gene encoding threonine-phosphate decarboxylase CobD, which produces MLAHPLAPRHGGALRDASARYGVALEDWLDLSTGINPHPYPLADLPASDFHRLPDPAALADLLAVARKVYGVPAKAAIAAMPGSDLALRLLPLVAPAGDVAIVGPTYSGHAEAWRRAGRGVHAAASLHEATERAAIVAIVNPNNPDGRAVAPSELLRVAERLAQRDGLLVVDEAFGEVAPGLSVIPHLGALPIVVLRSFGKFYGLAGLRLGFVLGQDARVERLRERVGDWPVSGPALSLGRKALADSAWQSATRQRLAAARTRLESLVTGAGLAIEGGTDLFVLVRTPQAVAIHGSLARAGIWTRVFADQPDRIRFGLPPEPGFARLEAALGRVER; this is translated from the coding sequence ATGCTGGCTCATCCCCTCGCCCCCCGTCACGGCGGCGCCCTTCGCGACGCATCCGCGCGCTATGGCGTGGCGCTGGAGGACTGGCTGGATCTCTCGACCGGGATCAACCCGCACCCCTACCCGCTGGCGGATCTGCCGGCTTCCGATTTTCATCGCCTGCCCGATCCCGCCGCCCTCGCCGATCTGCTGGCGGTAGCGCGCAAGGTCTATGGCGTGCCGGCGAAGGCGGCCATCGCGGCCATGCCGGGTTCGGATCTGGCACTGCGCCTGTTGCCGCTCGTCGCGCCGGCCGGCGATGTCGCCATTGTCGGCCCGACCTATTCCGGCCATGCCGAGGCCTGGCGACGCGCCGGGCGCGGGGTTCATGCGGCGGCATCGCTCCACGAGGCGACCGAGCGGGCTGCCATCGTCGCGATCGTCAATCCCAACAACCCCGATGGCCGCGCCGTCGCGCCCTCAGAGCTTTTGCGTGTCGCCGAGCGGCTGGCCCAGCGCGATGGACTGCTGGTGGTCGACGAGGCGTTTGGCGAGGTGGCGCCGGGGCTGAGCGTGATTCCCCACCTGGGCGCCTTGCCGATCGTGGTGCTGCGCTCGTTCGGCAAGTTCTATGGGCTGGCCGGACTGCGGCTCGGCTTCGTGCTGGGGCAGGACGCGCGCGTCGAGCGCCTGCGCGAACGGGTCGGCGATTGGCCGGTCTCGGGCCCGGCTTTGTCGCTGGGCCGGAAGGCGCTGGCCGATTCGGCCTGGCAGTCGGCCACCCGGCAAAGGCTTGCCGCCGCCCGGACCCGCTTGGAAAGCCTCGTCACGGGCGCAGGGCTGGCGATCGAAGGCGGCACCGACCTCTTCGTTCTGGTGCGCACCCCGCAGGCCGTCGCTATCCACGGATCGCTGGCGCGCGCCGGCATCTGGACCCGAGTCTTCGCCGACCAGCCGGACCGCATCCGGTTCGGCCTGCCGCCCGAGCCCGGCTTTGCGCGGCTGGAGGCGGCGCTGGGTCGGGTCGAGCGCTAG
- a CDS encoding TolC family outer membrane protein, with amino-acid sequence MAAVIVAAPSVYAETLTSALSQTYNSNPTLNAMRAQLRATDENVPQALSGYRPVLTGSAFIGPSYSRGRTSPQLPVGSSTTWPRGYGLTIEQPIFRGFRTQNSVKQAESAVLAGREILRSTEQDVLLDAVTAYTNVIYQKGIVSLREQNIAFLREQQRAAADRLKVGEGTRTDLAQTDAALSQGQTAYDVAIADLNSANATYIQIIGTAPKSLQTPVVNTRLLAKSAESAVSAGQSRHPAIRAASYNVDTAAFNVKVIEGQLLPTVSVQGQLAHNDDSSNTGSWGNSATITANLSVPIYEGGVVYSQTRQAKETLGQYRIQLDSARDQVRAAAVSAFGQLQAARASITSAQDQIRASQLALEGVIEEQKVGQRTTLDVLNQQQSLLQARETLILAQRAQVVASYTLLSSTGSLSAENLSLKVQRYEPKQHYQAVRDKWIGLRTPDGR; translated from the coding sequence ATGGCTGCGGTTATCGTAGCTGCCCCCTCGGTATATGCCGAAACGCTGACTTCCGCCCTTTCGCAGACGTATAATTCCAACCCCACGCTGAATGCGATGCGCGCTCAACTACGCGCGACCGACGAAAACGTTCCCCAGGCTCTGTCGGGATATCGTCCCGTGCTGACGGGTAGTGCTTTCATCGGGCCGTCCTATTCTCGGGGTCGTACGTCGCCGCAGCTCCCCGTCGGGTCGTCGACGACCTGGCCGCGCGGCTACGGGCTCACCATCGAACAGCCGATCTTTCGCGGATTTCGTACGCAGAACTCCGTGAAGCAGGCCGAATCCGCGGTGCTCGCCGGTCGCGAGATCCTGCGTTCGACCGAGCAGGACGTGCTGCTGGATGCCGTGACGGCCTATACCAACGTCATCTACCAGAAGGGCATTGTCAGCCTGCGCGAGCAGAACATCGCCTTCCTGCGCGAACAGCAGCGCGCCGCCGCCGACCGCCTGAAGGTGGGCGAGGGCACGCGTACCGACCTGGCGCAGACCGATGCGGCACTCAGCCAGGGCCAGACGGCCTATGACGTCGCCATTGCGGACCTGAACTCCGCCAATGCGACCTACATCCAGATCATCGGCACCGCGCCGAAGAGCCTGCAGACGCCGGTGGTGAACACCCGCCTGCTCGCCAAGTCGGCCGAGTCGGCAGTTTCCGCCGGCCAGTCGCGCCATCCGGCCATTCGCGCCGCCAGCTACAATGTCGACACGGCCGCCTTCAACGTGAAGGTGATCGAGGGCCAGCTGCTGCCGACCGTGTCGGTGCAGGGCCAGCTCGCGCACAATGATGATTCGTCGAACACCGGTTCGTGGGGCAATTCCGCGACCATCACGGCTAATCTGAGCGTGCCGATCTATGAAGGCGGCGTCGTCTACTCGCAGACCCGCCAGGCCAAGGAAACGCTCGGCCAGTACCGCATCCAGCTGGATTCGGCGCGCGACCAGGTCCGCGCGGCGGCGGTTTCGGCATTCGGCCAGCTCCAGGCTGCCCGTGCTTCGATCACCTCGGCCCAGGACCAGATCCGCGCTTCGCAGCTCGCTCTCGAAGGCGTCATCGAAGAACAGAAGGTCGGCCAGCGCACCACCCTCGACGTGCTGAACCAGCAGCAGTCGCTTCTGCAGGCCCGCGAGACGCTGATCTTGGCGCAGCGCGCCCAGGTGGTGGCCTCCTACACGCTGCTGTCGTCGACCGGATCGCTTTCGGCCGAAAACCTCAGTCTCAAGGTCCAGCGCTACGAGCCGAAGCAGCATTACCAGGCGGTTCGCGACAAGTGGATCGGCCTCAGGACGCCGGACGGCCGGTAG